TCCAAAGTTTATTATTACCAGCTGCAATGACAAATGGTTTATCACTTCCGTAGAATCCTTGATAAGGAGCATTGCGGGGATGCGCAGTTCCTAACCGTTTCGGCGGCTGCTTGTTCCCGAAATATTCACTCGTTTGCAAAGCTGAAATACCTAGTACACTTCCTAACATGGAGCAATCAATATGAGTACCTTCTCCTCCTTTTTGAACATTTAAAACAGCTGCTGTGATTGTATAGGCGGCGTACAGTCCAACAGCAAAATCGGCTACCGGCACACCGCATTTAACTGCTTCTCCATTTTCTTCACCTGTGACGCTCATTAATCCGCTTATTGCTTGAACTGTTACATCAAAAGCTCCTTTATGAGCATAAGGCCCTTCCTGTCCATACCCTGAAATAGAGCAATAGATTAGCTTGGGATGAATACTAGATAAACTCTCGTGATCTAGTCGAAACTTCTTTAATACTCCTGGACGAAAATTCTCTACAATTACATCAGCTTGTAAACACAACTCCCTTAAAGTTGCTAATTGATCTTCATCTTTAAAATCGATACATATACTTCTCTTATTCCGATTTAGAGATGAAAAGTTAGCACTGTACTCTTCTTCCTCTTCATTTCTTACAAATGGCGGCCAAAGCCTCATGCCGTCCCCACCATTTGGATTTTCGACTTTGACAACATCGGCTCCTAAATCAGCTAACAGCATTCCAGTATATGGACCGGCTGCAATTTGACCGAATTCAAGAACGCGTATACCAGATAGCGGTTGGTTACTAGGTAAATTCATTTCACTTTTCCTTTCTTTTCGTAATTTAACTCATTTTTAATTAAACTTAATCAATCAACTTACTATGTTTTCACAAAGTATATCTCACTTTCCTAGATTTGTATAATTGATAAATCCGAATAGTTGATTCAAAAAAAATGAACTTCAAAAAATAGAGTCATTAAAAGTGGGTCTTTATGAGCCGAATTAAATTCTCAACGGCCGTTCCATTGGTTACAGCATTAATTTTTCTTAAAATACCTGTTGTTACGCCAATTTTGAGGTCGTAAATCTTTTTTATTTCCGTTCCGGGTGGCGGGTTCCTTACCATAACATCAGGTACTACAGCGATTCCAAATCCCACTTGCACATATTCTTTTAATGCGGACATGCTGTTCACTTCAAGTCGAATGTCAGGACTAACACCAGCTTCCACCAACGACTTCTCCAAACTGATTCGGTAATTGCACACAAACCCGCTCAAAAGAAGGCGTTCTCCTTTGAAATCAGCAAGTTCTACTTGATTTTTCACAGCTAACGGATGGTTTTTAGGTACTAACAGGGATACTTCTTCAATAAAAAGCGGCTCAAATAATGTTGTATGATCCAAATTAGGCGTATTGCAGATAGCCAAATCAAGCTCTCCTTCTTTAATCATCTTTGTTAAGTTCTGTGTATTATCAATTTGGATACTTAATTGAACATTAGGGTATCTTTCATTAAACGGCAGTAAGATGCTCGGCAAGCGAAAAATCGCCATGGGCTCAATGGCTCCTACCCGTACTTTACCAGCTTCTCCATGAAGCCATTGCTGCATAGTATCTTGTACGTACTCCAAATCTCTTAATAAAAGGTCTGCTTTCTCATGAAAAAGCCTCCCTGCTTCTGTTAAATGTATTTTTTTCCCTCGTTCAATGAGCTTTACGCCCAAATCTGATTCGAGTTTTTGTATTTGCATCGTAACCGTTGATTGTACGTACTTTAGCTCTTCTGCTGCTTTTTGAAAACTTCCTAAGCGCGCAATAGTTTGGAATGTTTTAATCGTTCGTAAATCCATTTACTTGCTACCTCCTCCTTTATAGATAGCTCAAAAACCTACAGCAACTACTTCGTTATTAGTTATCTAGTAAGTAAGTTTTATCACTTCTTTAGCTATTTACTTTATAAGTCAAACCCCTTTGATGTCTACAAAAATCACGTTTGAATTAGGTATTAAAATAAAACAATTCATTTTTATTGAATAATCAATTCTTTTTTTTCAATTATACAAAAGGTTCTTTTCCCTTTATCATGTTAACTAAGTTTTTGGTTTTATATGACATATCTCT
The genomic region above belongs to Priestia megaterium and contains:
- a CDS encoding CaiB/BaiF CoA transferase family protein codes for the protein MNLPSNQPLSGIRVLEFGQIAAGPYTGMLLADLGADVVKVENPNGGDGMRLWPPFVRNEEEEEYSANFSSLNRNKRSICIDFKDEDQLATLRELCLQADVIVENFRPGVLKKFRLDHESLSSIHPKLIYCSISGYGQEGPYAHKGAFDVTVQAISGLMSVTGEENGEAVKCGVPVADFAVGLYAAYTITAAVLNVQKGGEGTHIDCSMLGSVLGISALQTSEYFGNKQPPKRLGTAHPRNAPYQGFYGSDKPFVIAAGNNKLWKEVCEATKLEELFTDPRFVDQTARAKNQKELAALLQKVFSTKPAEVWIAEFDQRGVPSAPVNDFSEALASPMAQSLDIVRDVPLPNGSSIPTVGFPVKVKGYEFHVYRKPPLLGEHTNEVLQEWKKVSVKA
- a CDS encoding LysR family transcriptional regulator translates to MDLRTIKTFQTIARLGSFQKAAEELKYVQSTVTMQIQKLESDLGVKLIERGKKIHLTEAGRLFHEKADLLLRDLEYVQDTMQQWLHGEAGKVRVGAIEPMAIFRLPSILLPFNERYPNVQLSIQIDNTQNLTKMIKEGELDLAICNTPNLDHTTLFEPLFIEEVSLLVPKNHPLAVKNQVELADFKGERLLLSGFVCNYRISLEKSLVEAGVSPDIRLEVNSMSALKEYVQVGFGIAVVPDVMVRNPPPGTEIKKIYDLKIGVTTGILRKINAVTNGTAVENLIRLIKTHF